One Candidatus Methylomirabilota bacterium DNA segment encodes these proteins:
- a CDS encoding cobalamin-binding protein produces the protein MSRLVDASGVALALPPGRPPRRLVSLIPSTTETLCALGLADALVGVTVYCREPADVVRAKTRIGGEKNPDLEKIRGLRPDLVVANIEENVREHIDTLRGWGIPVWVTYPRTVADAIQMVSDLGEVTGTQARAAQIAGELQTLYAEVAAATRRHAPARAFYAIWRDPYMTINRDTYIHDVLHVCGAANVFADHPQRYPTVSLDEVAARRPEVIVLPDEPFRFRPVHLRDFAPYPDIPAVREGRIHLVDGKPFSWHGPRIAEALRTLPALFAR, from the coding sequence GTGAGCCGGCTCGTCGACGCGTCCGGCGTCGCGCTCGCGCTCCCGCCGGGCCGGCCGCCGCGACGCCTGGTCTCGCTGATCCCCAGCACCACCGAGACGCTCTGCGCCCTGGGCCTGGCCGATGCCCTGGTCGGGGTCACCGTCTACTGCCGCGAGCCCGCCGACGTCGTCCGCGCCAAGACGCGTATCGGCGGCGAGAAGAATCCCGATCTCGAGAAGATCCGCGGGCTCCGGCCGGATCTCGTCGTCGCCAACATCGAGGAGAACGTCCGGGAGCACATCGACACGCTGCGGGGCTGGGGGATTCCCGTGTGGGTCACGTATCCAAGAACGGTGGCCGACGCCATCCAGATGGTCTCGGACCTGGGCGAGGTGACGGGCACGCAGGCGCGGGCGGCCCAGATTGCCGGGGAGCTGCAGACGCTGTACGCGGAGGTCGCCGCGGCGACGCGGCGGCATGCCCCCGCCCGCGCCTTCTACGCGATCTGGCGCGATCCCTACATGACGATCAACCGGGACACCTACATCCACGACGTGCTCCACGTGTGCGGCGCCGCCAACGTCTTCGCCGACCATCCCCAGCGCTATCCGACAGTCAGCCTCGACGAGGTCGCCGCCCGCCGGCCCGAGGTGATCGTGCTGCCCGACGAGCCCTTCCGCTTCCGCCCCGTCCATCTCCGGGACTTTGCACCGTACCCGGACATCCCGGCCGTGCGGGAGGGGCGGATTCACCTGGTGGACGGCAAGCCCTTCTCCTGGCACGGGCCCCGCATCGCCGAGGCCCTGCGCACGCTGCCCGCGCTCTTCGCCCGCTAG